The nucleotide window gtaagttttcgttactggcagttcgccacggggtcgtgtccagcggacaaggggccgtgtccagactgccagtaacataaatctttgcttttaacaccatattacacatctaatcaacctaaaaatttatttttggggcacattgaggacaatgtgtaatttaagtgtgggggggatgctaaaaccttgaaattttgcaagtccaaataacaagccttacacaaaactctattggaaccgctaaacaccccaaattttttcaaaaaaaaatttatttttttttacttgtctaaagttgaagttaggaatcctaagattaataaggttatatttttacaaatttacaaccgagagcgtcgtgataaaaagaaccaacataagaaaattatgaagcggcatgacaagcttagttaaaatttgattatatatacttgatcacatagaaaaacccattcccacaaaaagtgagttttgagcctttattgagcatacaaatttacatctttagactaaatgctcatttttcgtttcttgtgtgaatagccgcttggttcttacgactctagaacttgccacgacgattcattcccggtccttaccaacttaaacccaagtaagtaaatgatggaggcactAGGACTAatcctttttctttctacaccattatttttcattttttttaccacctacccaaaatccccctagttaaccctttgagcctaaacctttcatttctttaccctaaaaacccttttacccactgatgaaacaatggttaaccgggcagggttaacacactggtctcgtcaagaagggttaatcccttcctctcggagatcgctggctgggtcaccggtggatgatctcctgcacaaggaaacaagccgtgactcgtaacaaggaggatggggtggggggtgctccttgttaccactctccggcgtgagaatcagtagtttgcttgggaagcaaagcaagattatagtagtagttagagttgtgaagagatgatacctcaaacctggtttggggtcggtatttatagccgaggagtgaaggaggagattgatggatgggctgacgacgagctgcaccgttgcaggtgtgtcagtctcgccggccgtgggggttacgccacgtcagcccattgctttaatagctctgacaggggactgtcgccggcgccacttgcctcgtggtgtcagccacttgcctggcgtgtcagtccacttgttggatatgcagggtgcggtgcgagccgcatcgctgcatgcggtaacgtctgaagttaccgcgtctcctacttgtgatcaagaaatacgcgagatgcggtgttggccgcatcatcgtatgtggagactatttgctcgcttcccttgtcgtgacgaaaatggccatatgatgcggtgccagccgcatcgatatgctcatcttctttcgtacttgggtcaagctattcatcttcgaaccgaatgggttcgaaggatgtgaccgcatgggtgcggtttgcttgctggtaggggtttgtttgatgcgggtaatggtcgttttgggaccataccccttcaagtccccccagtctagtgttgctcccttgtgcaagttgcacgtgggaggagtactggacttatgGTGTAGGAAGGTAGTGTGGCAGTCTGGAGAAAATTTTAGGCCAGATCAACCTGGTGATCTGGTAAAAAATCCggctatgcctcttccgtaccggtgaaggggtttcgcttgatgcgaaattctcagccgttgcatgtcgtcaggtgggttgccacctgttgttgtgttgaaggcctgttagggaccttcatagtaatgctgcacaaacttcgaaccaacctcttggatggtggttcgaaggtttgcacatgtttcgaacctcttggaggtggtttcttcttcgaaccatttgccagaatggtgcacgaagaagaaaagaaaaacttgtaaaccaacctttgcggtcaggtttgaaggttttggatgttgtgttagaactttgctcaagttctatgttcagcatcctatgatgagatgaccatcccttttttgttgggtgttcgtgttcatcttgatagttctcaagtaaccgtacgttctttgcggttacttcgttgcgtcattgttggccgtgttcggtcgaacaatgtggatctagactatgggtaaataaacatggtcataggcaagaggatgcccatcgttgtttattccatgcgatccattggtaggtaaacaaagtcgtaagcagacttgttaccgcggtccgttggcaggtaaacaaagtcataggcagacttgttaccgctgttcggacacttgctgcttgataagtgcttgttcagagcacgtatctgcgttctttctggagccacttaccttcacgctccaataccgagtttacaacgaggtagcctcgttcggtgatgtggagtgagctttgcgtttccgtagcaaccactctgcggaagctatggttatgtctgtagctctttatgggtgtctgcgatgttgcagtcccatattcgctcaaagtgtgcttgttgcacggatgtaactcttgaaggttcaggagtcagggctgctgatgtgcgggcgcgtagattccgttccttctttcttctgaagaagttgtgcatgtaccctctgtggttgtgaaccggacaggagggatttgaagcttgaagaaaaggaaggcaatgcgctttgcctgttcctgagatgcggttcagtccaaagaacaacactggttctgagcatctgacacatctgaatgggttcatgtgtgtcacttccgcatatttcacgtgtgctcgtgagtgatgcggaaaaggtaatatatccctttatagcatagatagatatatttctacctattttttagggtatataaaaaaacgacatgcggtatgggttatggtgcggtaaaccagaaaaaccgcatgccgcttatgttttttggataatgttgtcgctttttcttGCCTATGTGGCTTgatcgcacgtgtgagttggtagaagttggtgagacgtttctgcatgtgctgaaatgaaaggacatttgcactgcccgaggcattaaatgcactgtagcagggagtgtaaacgtcttctttgtcaggcgcgtgggcggccacgcgcgcgtgataaccgtcagctaaaacggcgctcgacacgtgttgttgcaagatacgctctttttgaacgtgatgatttgctttctccctccgcattaattgcgatgggtatataaggggataACCGTTTGTGGTTTCCTCTCACTTTgtcgaaaattcaaaaaatttgccgtttGAGAGAAAGTTGTCATCTGTTTTCTCCGACGattttttctgaaattccggtgaggtttctAGTGTTTCTGTTCATCATCTTCTGTTTCTTTTACAtttttgatggctgaaccatcgaatccacacaatgtggagggtgaaaaccctgaacagccgataGTGGCTGAGGAAGAAGACGAGGATGATGATGTTAAtgttcccggtggtgggttaccggtgttaaAGTGGACAAAAGGTAGTTTTAAAACCCTGATGGCCACTGTTCAGATGGCCAAAGACTGGAATGCTACTTACCCACAAgtgggggacaccggtgccgatgctccggccggttatataaccTTGTGGGCGGATTTTTTCACCCACGGtaaccttaggttgccggtgacggtgtttgtggCGGAGGTATTGGAGTATTATCACCTCCATATCTCCCAGCTTAGCCCTTTCGGAATGTTCCGAATTCGGAATTTTGAGTACACATTCCGTGCCCATGGCCTGCCCATTTCAGTGGAGAATTTCCGGCgtttctaccagttgacggtgaacaccggttttttctcgttCACTCAAAGGCATGGGAGtctgaagttgatgacaccccctaagggtgtgacaggctggaagaagaggttcttctacgtgaaagcctgtgcggtctatgctaACATGTCTTTCAGGAACGTCGATGTTGGAGTTTccgatgaagatattcctgttgcttcCGCAAAGACCGcggactggttctctaggctgcggcctattgaactcaagaagttggataatGACCAACTATGgatattgcggatgatgctctcTAGACCGGATAGGAAGGAAAGACCCGTGTTGCGGGAACAGGGTGGTGGTAAGTTCGTTACCCTTTGTTATTTTCCTTATTTCCTCAGCCTTTGTGGTAACCTGCATGCatgtatcagcggatgcggttggcttgtggaggatgtttgagcctgaTTTCAAGGGCCAGGTTGAACTGATCGCGGTTGAGCTGAAGCAAGGTTTCAACCTTGAAATTCTGAAGAACTTCCGCGTACCATCAAAAGCGGTGCTGGAAGCCCCGGTTccgggagacgcaagaggtacgtcttacgtggcattagttttttcagtttatATTTTTGACTGGTTCTGTTGATTGTGTGAATCCAGGTgtccttgcggatttggggaagtttgagaaacGCGTCCCCAAAAAGACTGTGGAGAAGAAAACGGTAAAAAAGACCGTGCGGGGTCATGGTAAGGGGAGTGTTGAAGGCTCAGCTGCCCCTTCTTCTGTTTTcgaagccgcaggtacctatcaatcttgttctcggagata belongs to Helianthus annuus cultivar XRQ/B chromosome 5, HanXRQr2.0-SUNRISE, whole genome shotgun sequence and includes:
- the LOC110943869 gene encoding uncharacterized protein LOC110943869 produces the protein MAEPSNPHNVEGENPEQPIVAEEEDEDDDVNVPGGGLPVLKWTKGSFKTLMATVQMAKDWNATYPQVGDTGADAPAGYITLWADFFTHGNLRLPVTVFVAEVLEYYHLHISQLSPFGMFRIRNFEYTFRAHGLPISVENFRRFYQLTVNTGFFSFTQRHGSLKLMTPPKGVTGWKKRFFYVKACAVYANMSFRNVDVGVSDEDIPVASAKTADWFSRLRPIELKKLDNDQLWILRMMLSRPDRKERPVLREQGGADAVGLWRMFEPDFKGQVELIAVELKQGFNLEILKNFRVPSKAVLEAPVPGDARGVLADLGKFEKRVPKKTVEKKTVKKTVRGHGKGSVEGSAAPSSVFEAAGTYQSCSRRYTDYVVVSDTLEGLGVIGSGAAAGGTGVVPPVVGEKRGPEQKAAGGGEPKRRRLSTRRVAPVQKKPAVAAESRDAGYSFVDIPASPPHTAAAGAGVLKEKVAPKEPAAPFAGPVRDPPLEKTVEATADRIFDTVDSSDNLISPDEGDGLNLRFADAGKQKSDAEVRQQDAEPQKSPAGEKGSGSSAGGAGYDGPPIQPGESELEYYYRTYSPGRSMVYHRPPWTVMQGDDISNDPAACREILGGLGTPFEVERARAAPRELRINQLSSMLVGTSIVANAILEDYKVLGRREEEAARMRAEVEKLIEAARAG